The genome window TATTCTTCCAAATCCATTTATAGCTACTTTAACCATTTTCGCTACCTCCTATAAAGTAAATGTATGTTTTCTAGCTCTGTGCTAGTTCTTGACTTTTATAATAATGACAATATCTTATAAGCACTTTCTTCATCTGTTACAAGAACCATGTTTTTATGCATATTTGATATGGCTAATAAGGCTTCTACTTTTTCAGTCCCTGCAAAGATTGCAATAGTTTCTTTTACTTGTTTAACTGTCTCTAAATCAATTCCAACAGTATTTAATTTGTAAACTATTTCTCCATCTTTGTTGAAATAGTATCCAAATGCTTCTCCAACTGCATTTTTAGATAATATCTCATCAACCTTGTCTTCTGGAAGTTTTCTTCTCTTTGCCATGACATCTGCTCTACCTATACTAAAAACTAAAATGTCCGTTCTTTTAATATACTCCAAAGTTGTTTTAATCTCTGGCACTAGACTAAGAGTTTTCATTGCACTCTCATCCAACTCATCTGGTATATGTAAAAGTTTGCAATTAGAATGTAACTTCTTACTTATTGAAGCAACTATACTATTAGACTGCATCTCTACATCAGTTCCCATACTTCCTCTAGCTGGAACTATTGTAGTATTTGGGTATCTCTTATCAGTTTTAATAACGTTTGAAAACTCCAACATAGTGCTTCCACCTGTTATTGAAACGATATCTCCATCTTTTAAAATACCTAAGAAATACTCGCATCCATATCTAGTTACATCTTTTAGTAAACTTCCATTTTCATCACAGCTTCCAGGAACTAGTATTACCTTTTTTATTCCAAGCTTTTCTCTAACTCTATCTTGTAACTTAGACAATCCCATGATGTCACTCATGATGTCCTTAAGTTTATCTAACAAATCAGAACCTTCTTTGGTGATAGTCATCCCAGATACAGCTACGTCTATAAGTCCTTGTTCTTTTAAAAACTCTGTTTCTGACCTGATTATTCTTTCACTAATTTCTAATACATTTGATAAGGTTCTTCTACCTATTGGTTCACTTAAAGATATTTGTCTTAAAATAGAGTATCTTCTTTCCATAAGTTCAATTGCCTGTGGAATCAATTTCTTTTGAATTTCTAATAAGTTCTTCATAACATACTCCTTATTGCTTTCCTTTCGGGACTTTTTTCGTCCCTAGTGTTTATTTAAGTCCCACAAGATAATTTTATTTTATAGGATTTGCGTATAGATTTCAATAGTTTTTCAAAAACTTTTTTATTTTTTTATTTTATAGAATATTTCTCCACCATTTTCAAATTACAGTATTTTTTCTTTTTATATAAGGCTTTTTATATATATTTTTTTATATTTTTATTCTAATATTTTTTACTATAACTAATTCTATTTGTAGTTACTTTTACTTCTACTTACTTTTATTTCCAGCTAAGTATACTTCTATCTAAGATTTTTATTTATATCCTATGTGTTTTCCTTTTGTAATTATTAAATTTAATAATAGTTTATTTATCCAAACATTCTTCTTCTAATATTTAATTATTCTTTGCAAGCATTTATTTAATTATGTCTTCTAGTTTTTTAGCATTTTACAATATTTTAATGTTACCCAGTATTTAAATTCTCTTTAGTATTTTGATACTTTCCAAGTTTTAATGTTCTTTACAGGTCTAATATTCTTCAATATTTTAATGTTCTTTAGTATCTTAATGTTTTAATGTTCTTTAATTTTTTAATATCTTCTAGCATTTTAATACTTTTCAATATCTTATTATTTTATTTCATAAAATTTTTAGCCCAATTCACATTCATCTTTTAATTAGCCTTTTCCCCTTACAATACTGATATTTGTCTTTTACTTATTAGTATTCTTTTCTCTTACTTGAAGATGGGATTCCTAATTCTTCACGATATTTGGCAACTGTCCTTCTTGCAACATTAATTCCTTTTTCTTTTAGTAACTTAGATATATGGTCATCACTTAAAGGTTTCTTTTTATTTTCGTCTTTTATTGTTTCCTTTATAATTTTTTTTATGCTTGTACTAGATGCCATTTCATTATTCTCAGTTTCAATAGCACTACTAAAAAAGTATCTAAATTCATATACTCCAAAAGGTGTTAGCATATATTTACCATTTACACCTCT of Clostridioides sp. ES-S-0054-01 contains these proteins:
- a CDS encoding transcriptional regulator yields the protein MKNLLEIQKKLIPQAIELMERRYSILRQISLSEPIGRRTLSNVLEISERIIRSETEFLKEQGLIDVAVSGMTITKEGSDLLDKLKDIMSDIMGLSKLQDRVREKLGIKKVILVPGSCDENGSLLKDVTRYGCEYFLGILKDGDIVSITGGSTMLEFSNVIKTDKRYPNTTIVPARGSMGTDVEMQSNSIVASISKKLHSNCKLLHIPDELDESAMKTLSLVPEIKTTLEYIKRTDILVFSIGRADVMAKRRKLPEDKVDEILSKNAVGEAFGYYFNKDGEIVYKLNTVGIDLETVKQVKETIAIFAGTEKVEALLAISNMHKNMVLVTDEESAYKILSLL